CGCCGGTTTCAGGATCGTGACGGACGTTCTCGAGCGAGTTATCGATGTGTCCAAGCACTGGTTCGAACGGGCCATCGAGACGTTCGATTCTCTCGCCGAATACCTGTGCAATCTCAGGGAGGAGGTCCGCAAACCGGCTGTTCTCCACGCCTTCTAATGTATTATTCGTCCACGAACGAACCTGCGCCTGCCACGACTCCGTTGGGCTGACGACGAGAAGCTGGTCAACGGATGTCGACGGACACTTCCCACGGAGCGTTGTGTCGGGATTCCGTTGCAAAAAGCCGTAGGTATCAAAGGCATCGAGATCGTGGAGTTCGGCGATGTATCGCCCGGATTCCCGCGCGACGTGCTCGAGTATTCCCTCGGAGACTGTGTGCATCTCTGTTCGCTCGATGGTCGTCCCCGGGACGTACTCCATTAGGAAGAACGGTGACGGCAGCTCGTCGTGTTCGTCAACGGCACCGTACACTTCGGATACCGGTATCGATGTGTTGGCTCCGAGGATTCGGACGATACGGGCCTCGGTATCGATACCGTGGCTCTGTTCGTCGGGACTCGATTTCAGAACGACACGCTTCTGTCCGGATGGCGTATCGACTGTTAACAGGTGGACGGGGAGATAGCCCCCCTTGGCGGGGGTGTGGTCGCTGACAGACCACGAGGGCTTGACTGTTCGAACCATCTCACTGATGGTGGTGGTGCAAATCGGTTCGTCGGCCGCGTTACTGGTCATTGATTACTGGCATCTGCGTGATCGCTCGGCGAATGATTCGATAAACAACTGTAATCCACGTGAGAAAGTAGAGGACCACAGGCCCCCCCAACGTGCTCAGCAGCCGCTCATTGGAAGGCGACTTTGCGCATTT
The Halomarina pelagica DNA segment above includes these coding regions:
- a CDS encoding phosphotransferase family protein; translation: MTSNAADEPICTTTISEMVRTVKPSWSVSDHTPAKGGYLPVHLLTVDTPSGQKRVVLKSSPDEQSHGIDTEARIVRILGANTSIPVSEVYGAVDEHDELPSPFFLMEYVPGTTIERTEMHTVSEGILEHVARESGRYIAELHDLDAFDTYGFLQRNPDTTLRGKCPSTSVDQLLVVSPTESWQAQVRSWTNNTLEGVENSRFADLLPEIAQVFGERIERLDGPFEPVLGHIDNSLENVRHDPETGEITAMLDWAFSLSVTPGYDLVLIEESLNGGQWRLLPDSPDNTEIIRSAILEGYCDVRSDTVLYELKKHRELYELLSLARSMNNLEMWLGFQDATSEQVEAAARTIREKARLHY